The segment AAGGAGGGGAAGAAATGGAATTTAAATTTAATTGGGAAGAGAACAAAGAGAAGATTGAAGAGCTAAAGAAAGTAATCGAAGAGAATAAAGAAAAAAAGGGAGCATTAATGCCAGTATTGCATGAAGCACAAAGGATATTCGGATATCTTCCAATAGAAGTACAAAGGATGATATCAGAAGGACTAAACATACCATTAGCAGAAATATATGGAGTAGCGACATTCTACTCACAATTTTCATTAATACCAAAAGGGAAATATCAAATAGGAGTATGCTTAGGAACAGCATGCTACGTAAAAGGAGCACAAGCAATAATAGACAAAATTAAAGAAGGATTAAACTTAGAAGTAGGAGGAACAACAAAAGATAGAAAGTTCTCACTACAAGCAACAAGATGTATAGGAGCATGTGGATTAGCACCAGTAATGACAATAAATGAAGATGTATATGGAAGATTAAAAGCAGACGAAGTACCAGGAATATTAAAGAAATATATGGAGTAGGTACTGGGTACTAGAAGTAGGGAACAGAGTGCAGAGAACAGAGGACAGGGAACAGGGATAATGAAAGTAAAAATAATATTAAAAAAATATATATTGTATATGCAGCGAAAAGTGAGTGACGAATAAAAAGCGGATAATAGTCAGAAAATCTGGAGGTGAAAAAATGAAATCATTAGAGGA is part of the Caloranaerobacter sp. TR13 genome and harbors:
- a CDS encoding NAD(P)H-dependent oxidoreductase subunit E, with protein sequence MEFKFNWEENKEKIEELKKVIEENKEKKGALMPVLHEAQRIFGYLPIEVQRMISEGLNIPLAEIYGVATFYSQFSLIPKGKYQIGVCLGTACYVKGAQAIIDKIKEGLNLEVGGTTKDRKFSLQATRCIGACGLAPVMTINEDVYGRLKADEVPGILKKYME